From the genome of Cololabis saira isolate AMF1-May2022 chromosome 4, fColSai1.1, whole genome shotgun sequence:
tgtgaacacgttggtgagtccttagactacctcgttgggtaaaagctgctccacactgatcacaagtgaatggtttttctccagtgtgaatacgttggtgaatctttagcgttcctgactcagtaaaagctgctccacactgatcacacctaaacggtttttctccagtgtgaacacgttggtgagtccttagactacctcgttgggtaaaagctgctccacactgatcacaagtgaatggtttttctccagtgtgaatacgttggtgagtccttagatcaCTTgaagtggtaaaagctgctccacactgatcacaagtgaacggtttatctccagtgtgaatacgtttgtGAATCTTTAGCGTTCCTgactcagtaaaagctgctccacactgatcacaactgaacggtttttctccagtgtgaacacgttggtgagtTCTTAGACTATCTtgtctggtaaaagctgctccacactgatcacaagtgaacggtttatctccagtgtgaatacgttggtgaatctttagataacttgatgtggtaaaagctgctccacactgatcacaggtgaacggtttatctccagtgtgaatcatcTTATGTTTTCTCAGAcctgatgaagtggtgaggactTTCTTGCAGTGATCACAACGAAAACTTGTGGGTCTCTCTTTgcctttatgtttctgtaaggacagagaagaagaattaaATCATCTTGTTGGCCGACTCTCAAAAGCTTTTCAGTTTCTATAAAGTGCTGTCCGTCTAAAGTGCCGTTATTGACAGCCAGAAACCTTCAGATGAAACATCTCAGTACGT
Proteins encoded in this window:
- the LOC133442139 gene encoding gastrula zinc finger protein XlCGF26.1-like is translated as MSSPARSGDIIHLNVGGKSLLSGRISTLKDETGAKHKGKERPTSFRCDHCKKVLTTSSGLRKHKMIHTGDKPFTCDQCGAAFTTSSYLKIHQRIHTGDKPFTCDQCGAAFTRQDSLRTHQRVHTGEKPFSCDQCGAAFTESGTLKIHKRIHTGDKPFTCDQCGAAFTTSSDLRTHQRIHTGEKPFTCDQCGAAFTQRGSLRTHQRVHTGEKPFRCDQCGAAFTESGTLKIHQRIHTGEKPFTCDQCGAAFTQRGSLRTHQRVHTGEKPFRCDQCGAAFTQRGSLMTHQRVHTRDKPFRCDQCGAAFTTSGNLITHQRIHTGDEPFRCDQCGAAFTQQIHLRTHQRIHTGDKPFTCDQCGAAFTQQIHLRTHQRIHTGDKPFRCEQCGAAFTTSGNLMTHQRIHTGDKPFRCEQCEAAFTTSSQLKKHQRHLGSCFKQT